TGCTTTTTATAATTGACTATGCGATCGTTCATCTGTAAAATATCAGAAAATATCAGCATAGGGTGGTTGTCAATATGGATTTGGCGTAGTTTCAGCCACATTTCAATAAGGAGATTGCTATGAAGTTAACTGTCGAACAAATTGCAGAAGAAGCTCTTTCACTTTCCAGTGACGCACGCGCCCTTCTTGCCGACAGATTAGTGGAAAGCCTGGATCCAGCTGAAGACGACTATGTACGTCAACTCTGGATAACAGAAGCATGTCGCCGTCAAAATGATATTCGCAGTGGCCGCGTTCAAACAATTCCCGGTGATGTCGCCTTGGCGCAAGTCAGACAGGCCGTCAAGAAATGAAATATGATTTTCATCCGGAAGCCCTGGAAGAATACCAAGATGCAGCCCGATATTACGAGGCTTGCCAATCCGGTCTTGGGCATCGTTTTATCGAAGCGATTGAGTACGCTATTCAGCATATTATCGAAAAACCTGAACAATGGAAACCACTCGAAAAGGATGTCCGCCGGTATCTGACACGCGTATTTCCTTATGCCATTCTTTACTCCATCGAAACAAATTACATTCTTATCATAGCGGTAATGCACTGCCATCGAGAACCCGGCTACTGGAAAACTCGTATTCGATAGGCAGTCGCATATCTCAGGCCAATAATACAGCCCAGAGTGACAAGCATCCAACCAGCGGGTCCACGGCGACGCGCCAAAAGGCGGCGCGTGACCCGCGTGTTATGCCTTTGAGATACAATACCGCATTGCGGTTGATAACATAACCGTAGATTAAAGATGTTTTACAGGTTTGCCCGTGGATCTGGCGGCGTTGCTGCGTGCGATCCAGGCGGCCCCGACCGCGCCGACGATCTGCGGCTCATCGGGAATATTCAAAGAGAGTTTTAATCGTTCCTGCAAGGCATCCACCACACCCTTGTTTTTTGCCACCCCGCCCGTCATGGTTACGGGAGAAGCATAGGGAATCCGCTGAATCAGTGCGGCTGTCCGCTCTGCAATGGATGCAAAGAGCCCGCGCACAATATCTTCCACGGGGCGCCCTTCGGATAATAAGGAAATGACTTCGGATTCAGCGAAAACCGTACAAAGGCTGCTGATGGACTGGGTTTTTCCTGAATCAAATGGAACGGCGGACATCCGGAGAATGCCCATGTCTAAAACACCGGCCATGAACTCAAGAAAACGTCCTGTGCCTGCGGCACAGCGGTCGTTCATAACAAAATCGAGCACGCCTCCGGATCCGTCTAAAAGAATCGCCTTGCTGTCCTGCCCTCCGATATCAATCACCGTTCTTGTTTCAGGAAAAAAATGGAAAGCGCCTCTGGCATGACAGGTGATCTCGGTCATATGAATGGAGGCCGAATCAACCCGTTTTTTTCCATACCCGGTGGAGACGACCTTCAAGACATCCCTCCGGTCAATCCCTCCCTTTTCAAGACAGGATGCAAAGACCTGCTCTGCGGCCTTCCGTCCTTGAATCCCGGTTTCTACGATATTCGAGGAGACCACTCTTCCTCCCGAGTCAAGAACTGCTGCCTTGGTGGTTCGAGACCCGACATCAATGCCCGCAAAAAACATGAGACCCTCTGATTCATCGTCCTTTTGTTGACCATTAAGATCCTAACACAGGGCGCCTTGGGTATCAAGGCCTTCCTCTGTCCCTGAAAAACAGATCTTTCTTGACACCCTTTTCAGAACAGGTTTATACTGAAATTGAGTCATCGGAGCAGCGCCAAAACCATGGAAAAAGCGGGTCTGAAAAAACAACGGTATTTTATTGAAAGAGACCTTTTCTTTCAGACGCTGACCTTGCTTTTAACCGTTCTGCTGGGCGGTTTTCTTCTTCTTCTTCTTTCAAAAACCATCAGCGGACACGTGGACTCCTCCATTCTCTTCCTCATGCTTTTTGTGGGTTACTTTCTGCTGATCATCTTTTTTGCCTGGTCCCTGTCGAAAAAATTCATCGGGCCCTTTAGCCGCCTCAAAGAAAATATGAAGGATATCGCCAAAGGCGATCTCTGTCTGCGTTTGACGGTTCGAACCGGTGATGATATCAGGATCCGAAGTTTTGTAGAAGACGCCAACCGCATGATCGCCGCCGTCAATAACAGCCTGGGCAAGGTCCAGGAGCAAAGCGAGAACCTTGAAAAAACGCTCAACAGTCTTATTCTCAGGACCCAGGCAGATCCTATGATCCCAAAAGAGGAATGTCTGGGATATTTGCAGGACCTCCTCACACAAACAAAACAAATC
The nucleotide sequence above comes from Nitrospirae bacterium CG2_30_53_67. Encoded proteins:
- a CDS encoding addiction module component CHP02574 family protein gives rise to the protein MKLTVEQIAEEALSLSSDARALLADRLVESLDPAEDDYVRQLWITEACRRQNDIRSGRVQTIPGDVALAQVRQAVKK
- a CDS encoding plasmid stabilization protein produces the protein MKYDFHPEALEEYQDAARYYEACQSGLGHRFIEAIEYAIQHIIEKPEQWKPLEKDVRRYLTRVFPYAILYSIETNYILIIAVMHCHREPGYWKTRIR
- a CDS encoding 2-hydroxyglutaryl-CoA dehydratase yields the protein MFFAGIDVGSRTTKAAVLDSGGRVVSSNIVETGIQGRKAAEQVFASCLEKGGIDRRDVLKVVSTGYGKKRVDSASIHMTEITCHARGAFHFFPETRTVIDIGGQDSKAILLDGSGGVLDFVMNDRCAAGTGRFLEFMAGVLDMGILRMSAVPFDSGKTQSISSLCTVFAESEVISLLSEGRPVEDIVRGLFASIAERTAALIQRIPYASPVTMTGGVAKNKGVVDALQERLKLSLNIPDEPQIVGAVGAAWIARSNAARSTGKPVKHL